In a genomic window of Halalkalicoccus sp. CG83:
- a CDS encoding tripartite tricarboxylate transporter permease, giving the protein MIVIGVVVGLTMGSLPGMTATMTVAVLVSFTFGMEPAQGMMLLLGIYGGALYAGSIPAILIRTPGTPSAAATVFDGFPLAEQGKAGRAIGIATVASFVGGAMSVVFLALLAPQIATVALAFGSPEYFALAVFGLTIIASISGDSVVKGLLSGLLGMLLATVGLDPNLGFPRFSLGFEALTAGIQFIAVMIGLFGIAEGLNRYRAGIETTEVEQDLTSVLPTLEDLKNIRNVTLGSGLAGTFIGSIPGAGGDIASFVTYSEAKRWASDATPPFGEGNVLGVAAAESGNNASTGGALIPTLTLGIPGDSVTAILIGALLVHGLQPGPGLFRDEPGLVYAIFIGFFLVYVLILVFGLIGARYWARLIDFPAMYLWPCIFVLCVVGAIALRGNLLDVWVMLGAGVLGYLMRMDDYPLAPMVLGLILAPIAESNLRRSLQISNGSLDVIYTSPLAMVILALAVLSLFSPFVRELVGRYRA; this is encoded by the coding sequence ATGATCGTGATCGGCGTCGTCGTCGGACTAACGATGGGGTCGCTTCCGGGCATGACCGCCACGATGACCGTCGCCGTGCTCGTCTCGTTCACCTTCGGGATGGAGCCCGCCCAGGGGATGATGCTGCTTTTGGGCATCTACGGCGGCGCGCTGTACGCGGGGTCGATCCCCGCGATCCTCATTCGCACGCCCGGCACTCCGAGCGCCGCCGCGACGGTGTTCGACGGCTTCCCGCTGGCCGAGCAGGGAAAGGCAGGCCGCGCGATCGGCATCGCCACCGTAGCGTCGTTCGTCGGCGGCGCGATGAGCGTGGTGTTCCTCGCGCTGCTCGCGCCCCAGATCGCCACCGTCGCGCTCGCCTTCGGATCACCGGAGTACTTCGCGCTCGCGGTCTTCGGACTGACGATCATCGCGAGCATCAGCGGCGATTCGGTCGTAAAGGGGCTGCTCTCGGGGCTGCTCGGCATGTTGCTCGCGACGGTCGGACTCGACCCGAACCTCGGTTTCCCGCGCTTCTCGCTCGGATTCGAGGCGCTCACCGCCGGGATCCAGTTCATCGCCGTGATGATCGGACTGTTCGGCATCGCCGAGGGGTTGAATCGCTACCGTGCGGGCATCGAGACGACCGAGGTCGAACAGGACCTCACGAGCGTGCTCCCGACGCTCGAGGACCTGAAGAACATCCGCAACGTCACGCTCGGATCGGGACTCGCGGGCACGTTCATCGGCTCGATCCCGGGTGCGGGCGGCGACATCGCCTCGTTCGTCACCTACAGCGAGGCCAAACGCTGGGCGAGCGACGCCACTCCGCCCTTCGGCGAGGGGAACGTCCTCGGGGTGGCTGCGGCCGAATCGGGTAACAACGCGAGCACCGGTGGCGCGCTCATTCCGACGCTCACGTTGGGGATCCCCGGCGACTCGGTGACCGCGATCCTGATCGGGGCGTTGTTGGTTCACGGCCTCCAGCCCGGCCCGGGGCTGTTCCGCGACGAACCCGGACTGGTGTACGCGATCTTCATCGGCTTCTTCCTCGTCTACGTGCTGATCCTCGTCTTCGGGTTGATCGGCGCGCGCTACTGGGCGCGGCTGATCGACTTTCCCGCGATGTACCTCTGGCCGTGTATCTTCGTCCTCTGTGTCGTCGGCGCGATCGCCCTTCGAGGAAACCTGCTCGACGTCTGGGTGATGCTCGGCGCAGGCGTGTTAGGATATCTCATGCGAATGGACGACTACCCCCTCGCGCCGATGGTGCTCGGGCTCATCCTCGCGCCGATCGCCGAGTCGAACCTCCGCCGGTCGCTACAGATCTCCAACGGCTCGCTCGACGTCATCTACACGAGCCCCCTCGCGATGGTGATACTCGCCCTCGCCGTCCTCTCGCTGTTCTCGCCGTTCGTCCGGGAGCTCGTCGGCCGCTACCGGGCGTGA
- a CDS encoding C-terminal binding protein, translating to MRVVVTDYNFEDLGIEREVLESIGAEVVGADAESEAEVREAVEGADALLNQYAPVGPPVFDAAPDLRAVGRYGVGVDTVDLDAATDHGVWVLNVPDYCEDEVSTHALSLLLACERRVARFDSAIEDGEWDWKGGRPIYRQRGRTLGLAGFGKIPRRLAAKASALGMDPVAYDPYVDREELADHGVEKVDFEALLERSDAISVHTPLTDETRGLFDREAFEAMDEESVIVNTARGAVIDAEALADALEAGEIRGAGLDVLPEEPPDDSPLVGRDDVVLTPHVGWYSEESIVELRRTVAEDVARVLEGEEPANPVNEL from the coding sequence ATGCGAGTCGTCGTCACCGACTACAACTTCGAGGACCTGGGGATCGAGCGCGAGGTGCTCGAGTCGATCGGCGCGGAGGTCGTCGGCGCGGACGCCGAAAGCGAGGCGGAGGTCCGCGAGGCCGTCGAGGGCGCCGACGCACTGTTGAACCAGTACGCTCCGGTCGGTCCCCCCGTCTTCGACGCCGCTCCCGACCTGCGGGCGGTCGGCCGGTACGGCGTCGGCGTCGACACCGTCGATCTCGACGCCGCGACCGACCACGGGGTGTGGGTCCTCAACGTTCCGGACTACTGTGAGGACGAGGTCTCGACGCACGCCCTCTCGCTGCTTCTTGCCTGCGAGCGCCGGGTGGCGCGGTTCGATAGCGCGATCGAGGACGGCGAGTGGGACTGGAAGGGCGGTCGGCCGATCTACCGCCAACGCGGCCGGACCCTCGGACTCGCGGGCTTCGGGAAGATCCCCCGCCGGCTCGCGGCGAAGGCCTCGGCGCTGGGGATGGACCCCGTCGCCTACGACCCCTACGTCGACCGCGAGGAACTCGCCGACCACGGCGTCGAGAAGGTCGACTTCGAGGCGCTGCTTGAGCGCTCGGACGCGATCTCGGTCCACACGCCGCTGACCGACGAGACCCGCGGCCTGTTCGACCGCGAGGCGTTCGAGGCGATGGACGAGGAGAGCGTGATCGTCAACACCGCCCGCGGCGCGGTGATCGACGCCGAGGCGCTCGCGGACGCGCTCGAGGCTGGCGAGATCCGAGGGGCGGGCCTCGACGTCCTTCCCGAGGAACCCCCTGATGACTCGCCGCTGGTCGGTCGCGACGACGTCGTGCTCACGCCCCACGTCGGCTGGTACTCCGAGGAGTCGATCGTCGAGCTTCGACGGACGGTCGCCGAGGACGTCGCACGCGTCCTCGAGGGCGAGGAACCCGCGAACCCGGTCAACGAACTCTGA
- a CDS encoding helix-turn-helix transcriptional regulator yields the protein MSSSERTLLEKLLRRTELIERVGEGIVEKRELTERLDVSRATVDRAVRELESADVLERTDEGYALTLFGELAYAEFRRLVDRFETLDRARELLVLLPAGFEIEPEVLDGAEVVLAERPIPHEPLDRFEELIETHDRTRCYMPVAFPSSIAVLHRRITTGGTEVELFLDGPLVDRLRANYDDELGDALAAENATLRRIPPERGLGVVLALFDERVVWIGVHDDGDVRGSITLEADRATEWARAHLDRYRETGGEITSPES from the coding sequence ATGAGTAGCTCCGAACGAACCCTCCTCGAGAAGCTCCTTCGGCGCACGGAGCTGATCGAGCGCGTCGGGGAGGGAATCGTCGAGAAACGAGAGCTCACCGAGCGGCTCGACGTCTCCCGAGCCACGGTCGACCGTGCGGTTCGCGAGCTCGAATCGGCCGACGTCCTCGAGCGAACCGACGAGGGGTACGCGCTGACGCTGTTCGGCGAACTCGCCTACGCGGAGTTCCGTCGGCTCGTGGATCGGTTCGAGACGCTCGATCGCGCCCGCGAGCTCCTGGTTCTACTCCCGGCGGGGTTCGAAATCGAACCGGAGGTCCTCGACGGCGCGGAGGTCGTCCTCGCCGAACGACCCATCCCTCACGAACCGCTCGACCGGTTCGAGGAGCTGATCGAGACCCACGATCGAACGCGCTGCTACATGCCGGTCGCGTTCCCCTCGTCGATCGCCGTCCTCCACCGGCGGATCACCACGGGCGGGACCGAGGTCGAACTGTTCCTCGACGGCCCCCTCGTCGATCGGCTCCGGGCGAACTACGACGACGAGCTCGGAGACGCGCTCGCGGCGGAGAACGCCACGCTTCGGCGGATCCCGCCTGAACGGGGCCTGGGCGTCGTGCTCGCGCTGTTCGACGAACGGGTGGTCTGGATCGGCGTCCACGACGACGGCGACGTCCGCGGCTCGATCACGCTGGAGGCGGATCGCGCCACCGAGTGGGCGCGGGCGCATCTCGATCGATACCGGGAGACCGGAGGAGAGATCACGTCTCCTGAGTCCTGA
- a CDS encoding ATP-binding protein, with the protein MSDSALSVVEFLLTARVYSDDQRFDENDLPSSYRKVFWEGGSIDRPLSVTEKGAREATGVDEPWAAVSDLMFTQREEFSGSISLNQPEMATEWFATRTDEERLAHNPTLAAYFEDGEFDVEADYEAARENVRPIQADRMWIDNLLETYFDADDEEEAEMLDLVDIRAPEEIETTLDDLVLTTNQESEINKIVKAIEHREYLAQIGLREIGKLLFVGPPGTGKTTTSRALAHDLDLPFVEVKLSMITSQYLGETAKNVDKVFEVAKRLSPCILFIDEFDFVAKTRRSDEHAAIKRAVNTLLKSIDEVSLIQDDVLLIGATNHPDQLDAAAWRRFDEIVNFPKPDHRMRADIFSVITREMEISGYDPEEIAERTDGLTGSDLRMVLREAVLEALTENRRTLTQRDLLDAIDDFEERNTLKDLDMIEGDHEALVAGGTGGDHGHDHDHDH; encoded by the coding sequence ATGAGTGATTCGGCGCTTTCGGTGGTCGAGTTCTTGCTGACGGCTCGCGTCTACAGCGACGACCAGCGCTTCGACGAGAACGACCTACCGTCGTCCTACCGAAAGGTGTTCTGGGAGGGCGGCTCGATTGATCGCCCGCTCTCGGTGACCGAGAAGGGTGCCCGTGAGGCGACCGGGGTCGACGAGCCGTGGGCGGCGGTCTCGGACCTGATGTTCACCCAGCGAGAGGAGTTCTCGGGCTCGATCTCGCTCAACCAGCCCGAGATGGCCACCGAGTGGTTCGCGACCCGGACCGACGAAGAACGCCTGGCACACAACCCGACGCTGGCGGCGTACTTCGAGGACGGGGAGTTCGACGTCGAGGCCGACTACGAGGCTGCCCGCGAGAACGTCAGGCCGATCCAGGCCGATCGGATGTGGATCGACAACCTGCTCGAGACCTACTTCGACGCCGACGACGAGGAGGAGGCGGAGATGCTCGATCTCGTCGACATCCGCGCGCCCGAGGAGATCGAGACCACGCTCGATGACCTCGTGCTGACGACGAACCAGGAGAGCGAAATCAACAAGATCGTCAAGGCGATCGAGCACCGCGAGTATCTCGCGCAGATCGGACTTCGGGAGATCGGCAAACTGCTGTTCGTCGGTCCGCCCGGCACCGGCAAGACGACGACGTCACGGGCGCTCGCACACGACCTCGACCTGCCGTTCGTCGAGGTGAAGCTCTCGATGATCACCTCGCAGTACCTCGGCGAGACCGCGAAGAACGTCGATAAGGTGTTCGAGGTGGCGAAACGCCTCTCGCCGTGCATCCTCTTCATCGACGAGTTCGACTTCGTCGCCAAGACCCGACGCAGCGACGAACACGCCGCGATCAAGCGCGCGGTGAACACGCTGCTCAAGAGCATCGACGAGGTGAGCCTGATCCAGGACGACGTGCTGTTGATCGGCGCGACCAACCACCCCGACCAGCTCGACGCCGCCGCCTGGCGCCGCTTCGACGAGATCGTCAACTTCCCCAAGCCCGACCACCGGATGCGTGCGGACATCTTCTCGGTGATCACCCGCGAGATGGAGATCTCGGGCTACGATCCCGAGGAGATCGCCGAACGCACCGACGGCCTCACCGGCAGCGACCTCCGGATGGTGCTTCGCGAGGCCGTCCTCGAGGCGCTCACCGAGAACCGCCGCACGCTCACCCAGCGCGACCTGCTCGACGCGATCGACGACTTCGAGGAGCGAAACACGTTGAAGGACCTCGACATGATCGAGGGCGACCACGAGGCGCTCGTCGCAGGCGGCACCGGCGGCGACCACGGTCACGACCACGATCACGACCACTGA
- a CDS encoding methyltransferase domain-containing protein — MGTDSNGNREERADRGWSADAYDDDHSFVYEYGEGVVDLLDPAEGERILDIGCGTGHLTEAIAERGADAVGLDASAEMIERARESYPDRRFVRADARSFASEFDEPFDAAFSNAALHWIPEPDHDATLSSVHDALRPGGRFVAELGGAGNVEPFADAIRSACAERGYDVESPWYFPSVGEYAPRLESAGFEVRYATLFDRPTALDDGEAGLRNWIGMFATEFLEPVSETERDEILDEVEGMLRGRYFRDGEWVAPYRRLRFVAVRERR, encoded by the coding sequence ATGGGCACGGACTCGAACGGAAACCGCGAGGAACGCGCGGATCGCGGGTGGAGCGCGGACGCCTACGACGACGACCACTCGTTCGTCTACGAGTACGGCGAGGGCGTCGTCGATCTACTCGACCCCGCGGAAGGAGAGCGGATCCTCGATATCGGCTGTGGCACCGGCCACCTCACCGAGGCCATCGCCGAGCGGGGCGCGGACGCCGTCGGGCTCGACGCCTCCGCCGAGATGATCGAACGCGCTCGGGAGAGCTACCCCGACCGGCGGTTCGTTCGTGCCGACGCACGATCGTTCGCCTCCGAGTTCGACGAGCCGTTCGACGCCGCCTTCTCGAACGCGGCGCTCCACTGGATCCCCGAACCGGATCACGACGCGACCCTCTCGTCGGTTCACGACGCGCTGCGACCCGGCGGCCGGTTCGTCGCGGAACTCGGCGGCGCCGGCAACGTCGAGCCGTTCGCTGACGCCATCCGATCGGCGTGCGCCGAGCGGGGCTACGACGTCGAGTCGCCGTGGTACTTCCCGAGCGTCGGCGAGTACGCCCCGCGCCTGGAGTCCGCGGGGTTCGAGGTTCGCTACGCGACGCTGTTCGACCGGCCGACGGCGCTCGACGACGGCGAGGCCGGCCTCCGAAACTGGATCGGAATGTTCGCGACGGAGTTCCTCGAACCGGTGTCCGAGACGGAGCGCGACGAGATACTCGACGAGGTCGAAGGGATGCTGCGCGGGAGGTACTTTCGGGACGGAGAGTGGGTCGCGCCCTACCGCCGACTGCGGTTCGTCGCGGTTCGAGAACGGCGGTAG